A single genomic interval of Sceloporus undulatus isolate JIND9_A2432 ecotype Alabama chromosome 2, SceUnd_v1.1, whole genome shotgun sequence harbors:
- the LOC121923042 gene encoding gastrula zinc finger protein XlCGF9.1-like isoform X2 — protein sequence MTENYENVSSVEEVVIHQRIHMEKNPYKCQQCGKCFAHKSALVCHQNVHAGEKSYKCQQCGKCFVQQSHLQHHLRVHTGEKPHTCQQCGKCFAHKTHLQYHLRVHIGEKPYTCQQCGKCFARKSHFQCHLKVHTGEKPYTCQQCGKCFTRKPHLQCHLRVHTGEKPYTCQQCGKCFTRKPYLLSHQKVHVGEKPYNCQQC from the coding sequence AAGAAGTTGTGattcatcagagaatccacatgGAAAAAAacccatataaatgccagcagtgtggaaaatgttttgctcacaaatCAGCTCTTGTGTGTCATCAGAACGTCCACGCTGGAGAGAagtcatacaaatgccagcagtgtggaaaatgttttgttcagCAGTCACATCTTCAGCATCacctgagagtccacacaggagagaaaccacacacatgccagcagtgtgggaaatgttttgctcacaagaCACACCTTCAATATCACCTGAGAGTCCATataggagaaaaaccatacacatgccagcagtgtggaaaatgttttgctcgcaagtcacactttcagtgTCACCTGAAagtccatacaggagaaaaaccatacacatgccagcagtgtggaaaatgttttactcGCAAGCCACACCTTCAGTGtcatctgagagtccacacaggagagaaaccatacacatgccagcagtgtgggaaatgttttactcGCAAGCCATACCTTCTGAGTCATCAGAAAGTCCACgtaggagagaaaccatacaattGCCAGCAGTGTTAA